The following nucleotide sequence is from Desulfovibrio desulfuricans.
GCACTTGGAGCCGCACGCGCATTTCAAGGCGAGCCTGCGTCAACCGGTTGAGGCAAAAAGCCAGGGGCCGCTCCAGCAAAGTTCGCGCCGCAACAGGGCAAACGTGTTTGCTGGTATTGTACCCTGATGGTGAACCAAAGCGAAGGATTTGCCAAGCCCCCGCAGTGCTTTTCTACCCCCGCAGCCGAGCGACTGCGGGGGTAGAGGGGATAAGGCCTTACATGAAGGCCGCGTATTCGTAGTAGTGTTCTTTTTCTTCCGCCAGCAGGTAGATGACGCTCACATCCTGTACATCTGCCAGAAAAGCCTTGGGGAAGGTCTTTTTGACAATCTCAAGCCGCTTTTGGGCCATGGGCAGGATTTCTTCCCTTTCGCCAAAAGCCATGGTGCCCGTGGGGCACGTTTTGACGCAAATGGGCAGCATGCCCGCGGTAACGCGGTCAATGCACATGTCGCACTTGGTCAGGCATTTGGTCTTGGGGTCAAGCCGGGGGATGTTGTAGGGGCAGGCGTCAATAACGGCCTGCGCATCCTCGGGGCTCAGCTTGGCGCTTTTGTCCGTGGCTATCACCATACCCGTTTTGGGATCCTTGATGATGGCCCCGGGCACGGCCATGTCGGCCACTTCCTTGCAAATGGGCGTGATGCAGTGGCGGCACTGGTCGGGAAAGAAGTTCCACACAACGGTGCCGTCAGGCTTCATACGCTCGCGAAAACGAACAATCTTGAGGTTGTTGGGGTTCAGATCCGGCGGATTCTGATGAGTGCCGCGCTGCTTGGTCTCATTGGCAGGCAGGTCATGCCATTCCTTACAGGCCAACTGGCAGCCCCGGCATGCCGTGCACCGAGTGGTGTCGATCAAAAAAGTCTTCGGCATAGCAATGCTCCTTGGCGGGGGGGGGGGGGGGGGGGGGGGGGGGG
It contains:
- a CDS encoding 4Fe-4S dicluster domain-containing protein gives rise to the protein MPKTFLIDTTRCTACRGCQLACKEWHDLPANETKQRGTHQNPPDLNPNNLKIVRFRERMKPDGTVVWNFFPDQCRHCITPICKEVADMAVPGAIIKDPKTGMVIATDKSAKLSPEDAQAVIDACPYNIPRLDPKTKCLTKCDMCIDRVTAGMLPICVKTCPTGTMAFGEREEILPMAQKRLEIVKKTFPKAFLADVQDVSVIYLLAEEKEHYYEYAAFM